One part of the Stegostoma tigrinum isolate sSteTig4 chromosome 14, sSteTig4.hap1, whole genome shotgun sequence genome encodes these proteins:
- the paqr9 gene encoding membrane progesterone receptor epsilon, translated as MYRRQRIDFFACEEIPREMRECFIVTRYRRPNSTVAECLRSVLQPTNETFNFWTHCIPLLFFLYRFDQLLFKNEEVCYDHPFLLPMWCFAFGVITIFAESCAAHLFNTLSQQLRYIFHYMDYVAFNVYGFGSTIACYYYIFPFLTVMNPVLLEESGQCSEYTDVVKFYSGFCIPGTLSLLVICTILICKSCIDWAQHRYTVRAIVFLIPLSVSVPIFIDIFYFDFPLKNPHIFFHFWRQCTWLLFAIMFNTSRIPERFWPGQFDVIGQSHQWFHLFSFLTVYDQLCYLEYGFNTFVKSPVIIPNFADTVGAMVLLLLSFLLVIKGIA; from the coding sequence ATGTATCGAAGGCAGAGGATCGATTTCTTTGCTTGTGAAGAAATACCCAGGGAAATGCGTGAATGCTTTATCGTTACAAGATACCGAAGGCCGAATTCTACAGTCGCCGAGTGCTTGCGTTCTGTCCTGCAACCCACAAACGAAACATTTAACTTTTGGactcattgcatcccattgctaTTTTTCCTGTATCGCTTTGATCAATTACTCTTCAAGAACGAGGAGGTTTGCTATGATCATCCATTCCTTTTACCGATGTGGTGCTTTGCATTTGGGGTCATAACTATCTTTGCTGAAAGCTGCGCCGCACATTTATTTAACACTCTCTCACAGCAGCTCCGATACATCTTCCACTACATGGATTACGTCGCCTTCAACGTTTATGGGTTTGGATCCACTATCGCCTGTTACTACTATATATTCCCATTCCTGACCGTCATGAACCCTGTTCTGCTGGAAGAGAGTGGACAATGTTCAGAATACACTGATGTGGTCAAATTTTATTCTGGTTTCTGTATTCCTGGGACTTTATCGTTGCTCGTTATTTGCACTATTCTTATTTGCAAGAGTTGTATTGACTGGGCACAACATCGCTACACAGTCAGAGCAATCGTGTTTCTCATTCCACTCAGCGTGTCAGTGCCCATATTCATAGATATTTTTTATTTTGACTTTCCTTTAAAAAATCCACACATATTTTTTCATTTTTGGAGACAGTGCACCTGGCTTCTGTTCGCGATTATGTTTAATACGAGCAGAATTCCAGAGAGGTTTTGGCCGGGTCAGTTTGATGTGATAGGACAGAGCCATCAATGGTTCCATTTGTTTAGTTTCCTGACTGTTTATGATCAACTGTGTTATTTGGAATATGGGTTCAACACTTTTGTCAAGTCTCCAGTAATCATCCCAAACTTTGCTGACACAGTGGGAGCAATGGTCCTTTTGTTACTGAGCTTTTTACTGGTAATTAAAGGAATTGCTTAG